In one window of Syngnathus typhle isolate RoL2023-S1 ecotype Sweden linkage group LG7, RoL_Styp_1.0, whole genome shotgun sequence DNA:
- the cspg4 gene encoding chondroitin sulfate proteoglycan 4 isoform X1, producing the protein MRALQCALVGAVLTLLIFTDLSHEESYFGDSFCSIQTFQDVSRFHVTLQLKTSRRSGLLLLAAGMEDYLFIELLNGKIQARMNMGAGEVILSSSQGVPLNNLLEHKVSLTMQDDKLTMTIDDFVSTYVPLNDDGEELNIDQGIWLGGTGDLDTPYLSNAIPPFRGCMSNVKFESHEFDILGTLFKQCHDTKESCSSEFEAGDGEATSFSTPDSFVSFPTWSGASGAPRVLEFLMKTTIEDALLAFHPGRDTDFIAIGVVKGYLKGVLDYGKGMEVLENNEVQLDDDQWHRVKVQVSQDSFDINIDSQVVSLPLDSTQSLDLVGNLYLGGIQAKMKDVFRESDLLNRAEEEMTAESFIGCFGEIKVNQKDRSLQDALVTKDVHVKCEGEDYDYSTYYDVDATTTSPPPSTQYVDIETTETHCYPTDDTPAIFKNVTKLLDVFPLLVPEAGEVFLDIDHLRPTFDLSAAGMRQSQIIFSLKSDPWYGLLDMDISTKRTKKFTLLDVVNQKIKYMHDGHERHADQIHLDVVASSNGDLPECLKTPQSYMLPVTIVPTEDIPQLSGEEIPITENGKTRLSPGLLKIRESDARCDNLVVTVTSEIPVESGFLEKSQELERSISEFTCRDLKEGNIYYVHKGGQVNEITLEVSDGQSASHSASFKLVLTQPHVTVVTNTGLLLAQGSNASIGVHNLAVLSHPRHGDVIYNITQPLVYGELKIMMTDGMSKPVSEFHQSDLDKNYLRYFSTDSSDQEDVVVERIQFDTHLGTYSLRNNTFLVKIMPSPVKVSTLVPMEMQAGEDLVIGHTELQAEVTGRNPDPESVKYILVKPPTLGSLQLLDTELNEGDTFTQRDILDNFISYRVFSRKAVDATDQFQFKVFAEDQYSPLYTFQISILADSDAPVLTNEVLIVQNGGEEVLNKNYLWVESTGSSDFMFQINEEPKHGRLIRDSPPGQPRFEGAIRVFSNEDLQLDRLIYQHDGSSTDQDEFHFTVFDQGSDRFGVQEAIRDVFRISIQIKNQHSLLQVVDKVFNVVRHGQRLLTTDDIQFMDAYLGFNDSQIAYAREGILSGNIVAAQNPSQSLYRFTQADLRDKKVLFVHQGADQERFPLQVSNGFQKTTVLLQIQAGEAYLNVANNMVVVIDHGSTKTLDTTLLSATSNMDIRDEREIKFEVTSPPSEGRIIVSGIESQEFTQEDLKKGVVSYEHNYESLKSKDAFGFTVRARGHSEEDTFRIKIIKQGSLPEPEVVTNAVIVSYEGEHTVVNSDFLKVEQANIGPAEIVFTIKEAPRLGHVVKLSNGTDSPVLDYIQSFTQEDVDHGRILYVSASVQGVDALTLDVSNGLTTVEDLRMKVNIVPRIIPIQSLNLTVKEGFSKVVNDKVINISHPFYTSFNIEFVVEEPPKHGEIRFQDGDELTYFTWEEIKKGQIYYVHDSTESTVDNFTVSASAYEIDRRSLAVTVAVNIRPMNDEPPIVTRNTGLEVLAGEEADITSSMLKTEDGDTAAEDIYYTVDTATSGRVAFKDFPDETAVNFTQTQIDNGEISFIHEGDDSRPTEYSDPFVHIPVFQSQPCVSPGEQSGGFSFTVSDGQHTSPLHTFVVTARPLTITMVTQEELMVFPGTRQPITSANLGAVTNEDGNEIIYSLLQPPRLGRLILANDKNQMEEINRFSQTQLESGTVFYEHQLPEKPFWVVRDSVELVMSSHPAPDVRDVLPITISYYATHSNISSQMWRNKGLEIVQGQRKTIDDSIFDASNLQASLPEPESADVVFEIKRFPNHGRITLGGRDIPRDSPYFTQRDVTRRELEYLHDDSAASSDSFSFRARLRSRADGVTSDAVVLEEIFNVSIKRRGSEPPELVTIDQLLEVLQGSMIIVTQKHLSTQDEDSPPDEVNFKVTKPPRNGHLVDARTMDILSEFTQEMINNEQVGFHSDGSLANGFVEFIVSDGEHQTEPQTLHIGILARTLMLDKAPEIKVKQGDDETLVTEEMLRATTGGPVEEDVLYKITSVPKYAAVMVDRQPTSAFTQTQIKEGRVSVRFVKSTSPRDSVAFVARSRAANASSVLNITVQPLAKIAQDPLLPQDSLVQVDGKLLDATALANKTRTSPTFTVIQQPRGARFVRSGGPGAGQPLDSFSQRDLDEGRVAMEIPKSSSGSQDGLTQDEARFLLKAHGVPPAECVLSFQTGPYNASGVYPATLLRVPSETPTKDGKDKPNLVAYPFPTTENPRWKANRDQAHWDGHTTAAPSDSGSHRNPVVSRRGNIWSILIPILVILILLLLAALLAYYLVRKNKTGKHNVQTAAAAKPKNGEVAGTETFRKTDPANIPMSNMDKEADPELVQDCRTTTPVLKKNQYWV; encoded by the exons AATCCTACTTTGGGGACAGCTTCTGCAGCATCCAAACCTTCCAAGATGTCTCCAGGTTCCACGTGACGCTACAGTTGAAGACGAGTCGGAGAAGTGGGCTGCTGCTCCTGGCTGCTGGAATGGAGGATTATCTGTTCATTGAGCTGCTAAATGGCAAAATACAG GCTCGTATGAACATGGGCGCAGGCGAGGTGATCCTGTCATCATCGCAAGGTGTCCCACTGAATAACCTTCTGGAGCACAAAGTTTCACTCACAATGCAGGATGACAAGCTCACCATGACGATCGACGACTTCGTCTCCACCTATGTCCCTCTTAACGACGACGGGGAGGAACTGAATATCGACCAGGGCATTTGGCTGGGAGGAACCGGAGATCTTGACACCCCCTACCTCAGCAATGCTATCCCGCCTTTCCGTGGCTGCATGAGCAACGTCAAATTCGAGTCCCATGAGTTTGATATTCTCGGCACGCTCTTCAAACAATGCCATGACACAAAGGAATCTTGCAGCAGTGAGTTTGAAGCAGGCGACGGGGAGGCGACCAGTTTCAGCACTCCGGATTCGTTTGTCTCCTTCCCCACCTGGAGTGGGGCTAGCGGAGCTCCAAGAGTTTTGGAATTCCTCATGAAAACCACCATCGAGGATGCCCTTCTTGCCTTTCACCCGGGGAGAGATACGGACTTCATCGCTATCGGTGTCGTGAAAGGCTACCTTAAAGGTGTGCTGGATTACGGCAAGGGCATGGAGGTGCTGGAGAACAACGAGGTGCAGCTGGATGATGATCAATGGCATCGAGTTAAGGTCCAGGTCAGTCAGGATTCGTTTGACATCAACATAGACAGCCAGGTCGTCTCCCTTCCTCTCGACTCGACTCAAAGCCTGGACTTGGTGGGGAACTTGTATTTAGGAGGCATTCAGGCTAAAATGAAGGATGTTTTTCGCGAGAGTGACTTATTAAATCGCGCGGAAGAAGAGATGACTGCCGAGTCTTTTATTGGATGCTTTGGGGAGATCAAAGTTAATCAGAAGGATCGAAGCCTACAGGACGCTCTAGTGACCAAAGACGTTCACGTCAAGTGTGAAGGCGAGGACTATGACTATTCTACTTACTACGACGTGGACGCAACAACGACCTCCCCGCCGCCTAGTACGCAGTACGTCGATATTGAAACGACTGAAACGCATTGCTACCCAACGGACGACACGCCAGCTATCTTCAAAAACGTGACCAAGCTCCTTGATGTATTCCCACTGCTCGTGCCAGAAGCCGGAGAGGTGTTCCTTGATATTGACCACCTGCGCCCGACCTTTGACCTTAGCGCTGCAGGTATGCGTCAGTCCCAGATCATCTTTTCTCTCAAGAGCGACCCGTGGTATGGCCTGCTCGACATGGACATCAGCACAAAACGCACAAAAAAGTTCACTCTTTTGGACGTCGTCAACCAGAAAATCAAGTATATGCACGATGGACATGAAAGACACGCAGATCAGATTCACCTCGACGTGGTTGCTAGCAGTAACGGCGACCTCCCCGAATGTCTTAAAACACCTCAAAGTTACATGCTACCCGTTACAATCGTCCCTACTGAAGACATTCCACAACTGAGCGGAGAAGAAATCCCCATCACAGAAAATGGCAAGACTCGCTTGAGCCCCGGTCTCCTCAAAATCCGAGAGTCCGACGCCCGTTGTGACAACTTGGTGGTAACTGTGACGTCTGAGATTCCCGTTGAGAGTGGCTTCCTTGAAAAAAGTCAGGAACTAGAGCGAAGCATCTCAGAGTTTACCTGCAGAGATCTAAAGGAAGGCAATATCTACTATGTGCACAAAGGGGGGCAAGTCAATGAAATTACCTTGGAAGTGTCAGATGGTCAATCTGCCAGTCACTCTGCGTCTTTCAAGTTGGTTCTCACACAGCCTCATGTAACAGTTGTGACCAACACTGGACTTCTCCTGGCTCAAGGCAGCAACGCTTCCATCGGCGTTCACAATTTGGCGGTCCTCTCGCACCCTCGCCATGGCGATGTCATTTATAACATCACCCAGCCACTTGTCTACGGGGAACTGAAGATCATGATGACTGATGGGATGTCAAAACCAGTCTCCGAGTTCCATCAGTCCGACCTGGATAAAAACTACCTGAGGTACTTCAGCACCGATTCCAGTGACCAAGAAGACGTCGTCGTTGAACGGATTCAGTTTGACACGCACTTGGGAACGTACTCCCTCAGGAATAACACCTTTTTAGTTAAGATCATGCCTTCGCCAGTCAAAGTCTCCACCCTGGTGCCAATGGAGATGCAGGCCGGTGAAGATCTAGTCATCGGACACACGGAGCTTCAAGCTGAAGTGACAGGGAGAAACCCAGACCCCGAAAGTGTCAAGTATATTCTCGTCAAGCCTCCGACCCTGGGTAGTCTCCAGTTACTGGACACAGAGTTAAACGAAGGTGACACCTTCACCCAGAGAGATATTTTGGACAATTTTATCAGCTACAGAGTCTTTTCGCGAAAAGCCGTTGATGCTACTGATCAATTCCAGTTCAAAGTCTTCGCCGAGGATCAGTACTCGCCTTTATACACATTCCAAATTAGCATCCTTGCTGATTCCGACGCCCCGGTTCTGACCAACGAGGTGCTAATCGTCCAAAATGGCGGCGAGGAGGTTTTAAACAAAAACTACCTTTGGGTGGAATCGACCGGCTCTTCGGATTTCATGTTCCAGATCAATGAAGAGCCGAAGCACGGGCGACTCATAAGGGACTCCCCTCCGGGGCAGCCTCGATTTGAGGGAGCCATTCGAGTGTTCAGTAATGAAGACCTCCAACTTGACAGACTCATATACCAGCACGATGGGTCGAGCACAGATCAGGACGAATTCCACTTCACAGTGTTCGATCAGGGATCAGACAGGTTTGGAGTTCAGGAAGCGATACGAGATGTTTTCAGGATATCTATCCAAATCAAGAACCAACACTCTCTACTGCAGGTTGTGGATAAAGTTTTCAACGTCGTCCGCCATGGGCAGCGGCTGCTAACGACGGACGATATCCAGTTCATGGATGCCTACTTAGGCTTCAATGATTCCCAGATTGCCTACGCTCGCGAGGGGATCCTTTCCGGCAATATTGTGGCCGCACAGAATCCCTCACAATCCCTTTACCGTTTCACTCAAGCCGACCTGAGAGATAAAAAAGTTCTCTTTGTTCACCAAGGGGCGGATCAGGAACGCTTCCCGCTGCAGGTGTCTAACGGCTTTCAAAAAACAACCGTTCTGCTGCAGATTCAAGCCGGCGAAGCCTACCTGAACGTGGCGAACAATATGGTCGTCGTCATTGACCACGGAAGCACCAAGACACTTGACACCACCTTGCTAAGCGCCACGTCCAACATGGACATAAGGGATGAGCGTGAGATTAAATTTGAGGTGACGTCACCTCCCAGTGAGGGCAGGATTATTGTAAGTGGGATCGAATCACAAGAATTCACCCAGGAGGACCTGAAAAAGGGTGTCGTTTCTTATGAGCATAATTACGAGAGCCTGAAGTCCAAAGACGCCTTTGGCTTCACGGTCCGAGCAAGAGGACATTCCGAGGAGGACACGTTCAGAATTAAAATAATCAAACAAGGTTCTCTGCCCGAGCCTGAAGTCGTAACCAACGCAGTCATCGTTTCCTACGAGGGCGAGCACACTGTCGTCAACTCTGATTTTCTCAAG GTGGAGCAAGCTAACATTGGGCCTGCAGAAATAGTGTTCACCATCAAGGAAGCGCCTCGCCTCGGTCATGTGGTCAAGCTGTCCAACGGCACAGACTCGCCAGTCCTCGACTATATTCAGTCGTTTACGCAGGAGGACGTTGATCACGGGCGCATCCTCTATGTTTCTGCATCGGTCCAG GGTGTGGACGCCTTGACCTTGGATGTCAGCAATGGTCTCACCACAGTGGAGGACCTGCGCATGAAGGTGAACATCGTACCTCGAATCATCCCCATCCAGTCCCTCAACCTTACCGTGAAGGAAGGCTTCAGCAAGGTCGTCAACGACAAAGTCATCAACATCTCGCACCCCTTCTACACGTCCTTCAACATCGAGTTTGTCGTGGAGGAACCGCCAAAGCACGGGGAGATCCGTTTCCAAGATGGAGATGAGCTGACTTATTTCACATGGGAAGAG ATCAAAAAGGGCCAGATCTACTACGTGCACGACAGCACCGAGAGCACCGTGGACAACTTCACCGTCTCCGCCTCGGCTTATGAGATTGACCGCCGCAGCCTCGCTGTCACCGTAGCCGTCAACATCCGGCCCATGAACGACGAGCCTCCCATAGTGACGCGCAACACCGGGCTGGAG GTCCTCGCCGGTGAGGAGGCAGACATCACGTCCAGCATGCTGAAAACTGAAGACGGCGACACTGCTGCCGAGGACATCTATTACACCGTGGATACGGCCACCAGCGGAAGGGTGGCCTTCAAAGACTTCCCCGATGAGACCGCCGTCAATTTCACACAGACCCAAATTGATAACGGGGAAATCAGCTTCATTCACGAGGGTGACGACTCGCGCCCAACTGAATATTCTGATCCATTCGTACACATTCCTGTATTTCAATCTCAGCCTTGTGTGTCTCCAGGTGAACAGTCCGGTGGTTTCAGCTTCACCGTGTCGGACGGCCAACACACGTCTCCACTCCACACATTTGTGGTCACAGCCAGGCCGCTCACCATCACCATGGTAACCCAAGAGGAGCTCATGGTGTTTCCAG GAACGAGACAGCCTATCACGAGTGCCAATCTGGGTGCAGTGACTAACGAGGACGGAAACGAGATCATCTATTCTTTGCTCCAGCCTCCTCGTTTGGGAAGACTCATCCTGGCTAACGACAAGAACCAAATGGAGGAAATCAACCGCTTCTCCCAAACTCAG TTGGAATCTGGAACGGTCTTCTATGAGCACCAGCTGCCCGAGAAGCCCTTCTGGGTGGTGAGGGACTCTGTGGAGCTCGTTATGTCCTCCCACCCTGCCCCGGATGTCCGTGACGTGCTACCCATCACCATCTCCTACTACGCAACGCATAGCAACATTTCCTCACAGATGTGGAGAAACAAAG GTCTGGAAATCGTGCAAGGCCAGAGGAAAACAATCGATGATTCCATCTTTGACGCTTCCAACCTCCAGGCCAGCCTTCCTGAGCCAGAGAGTGCAGATGTGGTCTTTGAGATCAAACGTTTCCCCAATCATGGACGCATCACCCTGGGAGGTCGGGACATACCCCGGGATTCACCTTACTTCACGCAGAGGGATGTGACCCGCAGAGAGCTGGAATATCTTCATGATGACTCAGCAGCTTCTTCAGATAGCTTTTCCTTCAGGGCCCGCCTGAGGAGTCGGGCTGACGGTGTGACATCCGACGCTGTGGTCCTAGAGGAGATTTTTAATGTTTCCATCAAACGACGGGGATCGGAACCCCCTGAGCTCGTCACCATTGACCAGCTGCTGGAGGTTCTACAAGGGTCTATGATCATAGTCACCCAGAAGCATCTGAGCACCCAGGATGAAGACAGCCCCCCAGATGAAGTCAATTTTAAGGTTACCAAACCCCCAAGAAACGGGCACCTGGTTGACGCCCGCACCATGGACATCCTCTCTGAATTCACCCAAGAGATGATCAACAACGAGCAGGTGGGCTTTCACAGCGACGGCAGCCTCGCAAACGGCTTTGTGGAATTTATCGTGTCCGACGGGGAACATCAGACAGAGCCACAGACTCTTCACATCGGAATCCTCGCTCGCACACTCATGCTGGACAAAGCCCCGGAGATCAAGGTGAAGCAGGGCGACGACGAGACTCTGGTGACTGAGGAGATGCTGAGAGCCACCACCGGTGGTCCCGTGGAGGAAGACGTCCTCTACAAGATCACAAGCGTTCCGAAGTACGCGGCAGTCATGGTCGACCGGCAACCCACGTCAGCCTTCACCCAGACACAGATCAAGGAAGGAAGAGTCAGCGTACGCTTCGTCAAGTCCACTTCGCCCCGCGACAGCGTTGCCTTTGTCGCTCGGAGTCGGGCGGCCAATGCGTCATCAGTCCTCAACATCACGGTGCAACCCTTGGCCAAGATTGCCCAGGATCCCCTACTACCGCAAGACTCTCTTGTTCAGGTGGACGGGAAGCTTTTGGACGCAACGGCCTTGGCCAACAAGACCAGGACCTCCCCTACGTTCACGGTCATCCAGCAGCCGCGGGGCGCTCGATTCGTCAGGTCTGGCGGTCCCGGCGCAGGCCAGCCCCTGGACTCGTTCAGCCAGCGGGACCTGGATGAAGGGCGCGTTGCTATGGAAATTCCAAAAAGTTCCTCCGGGTCCCAAGATGGGCTCACTCAGGATGAGGCCCGCTTCTTACTCAAGGCTCATGGGGTGCCGCCGGCGGAGTGCGTGCTTTCCTTCCAAACGGGCCCTTACAATGCCTCAGGTGTCTACCCTGCCACTCTACTGAGGGTCCCTTCAGAGACCCCAACAAAGGACGGAAAGGACAAACCCAACCTGGTCGCGTACCCCTTTCCAACCACCGAAAACCCTCGCTGGAAAGCCAACCGGGACCAAGCCCATTGGGACGGCCATACCACGGCAGCGCCGTCCGACAGCGGCTCTCACAGGAACCCCGTTGTTTCTCGACGCGGCAACATCTGGTCCATTCTCATCCCCATCCTGGTCATTCTCATCCTCCTGCTCCTGGCAGCTCTCTTGGCATACTACCTGGTCCGTAAAAATAAGACTGGCAAGCACAACGTccagacggcggcggcggccaagcCGAAAAACGGCGAGGTTGCCGGCACCGAAACCTTTCGCAAAACAGATCCGGCAAATATCCCCATGTCCAACATGGACAAGGAGGCCGACCCAGAGCTGGTGCAGGACTGCCGGACGACAACACCGGTCTTGAAAAAGAACCAGTACTGGGTTTGA